The following are from one region of the Nicotiana tabacum cultivar K326 chromosome 3, ASM71507v2, whole genome shotgun sequence genome:
- the LOC107797971 gene encoding uncharacterized protein LOC107797971, whose amino-acid sequence MAIELCSSDESSSLGIISPARISFDISQTDYVPVEQHIRSTSSSSSIDFDFCVFRESFDLDTSSADELFFDGKILPIEIKRRISSAPFKKIEQRPMPPPPTLSPCKNNSNTNTSNILDNGKISSNSKNEDKAGFLESIDEKQSSKSFWRFKRSSSLNCGNGYARTLCPLPLLSRSNSTGSTPSVKRNSSSSKDNLSHKQHSQRHFPKSVSSNNGHNCQKPPLKKLSYNNNGVKFSPVLNVPSASLFGLSSFFSSGKEKNKKK is encoded by the coding sequence ATGGCAATTGAGCTGTGTTCATCTGATGAATCATCTAGTTTGGGCATAATAAGTCCAGCTCGGATCTCCTTCGATATTTCACAGACAGATTATGTTCCTGTTGAGCAACACATTCGATCAACTTCATCTTCCTCTagtattgattttgatttttgcGTTTTTCGCGAAAGCTTTGATCTTGATACTTCGTCAGCTGAtgagcttttctttgatggaaagATTTTACCCATTGAAATCAAGAGAAGAATTTCCTCTGCCCCATTCAAAAAAATAGAGCAACGTCCAATGCCACCACCTCCTACTCTGTCTCCATGCAAGAATAATAGTAACACTAACACTAGCAATATTCTTGATAATGGCAAAATCAGCTCGAATTCGAAGAATGAAGATAAAGCAGGGTTTCTTGAATCAATAGATGAAAAGCAGAGTTCAAAATCATTTTGGAGATTCAAGAGAAGTAGTAGTTTAAATTGTGGAAATGGTTATGCAAGAACTTTATGTCCATTGCCACTTTTATCAAGAAGCAATTCAACTGGTTCAACTCCAAGTGTGAAGCGTAATTCGTCATCGTCAAAGGATAATTTAAGTCACAAGCAGCATTCTCAGAGACACTTTCCAAAATCAGTGTCATCTAATAATGGTCATAATTGTCAAAAGCCTCCATTGAAGAAACTTTCATACAACAATAATGGAGTTAAATTCAGTCCAGTACTAAATGTCCCTTCAGCAAGTTTGTTTGGTTTAAGTTCATTCTTTTCAAGTGGCAAGGAAAAGAACAAGAAGAAGTGA